A window of Primulina tabacum isolate GXHZ01 chromosome 4, ASM2559414v2, whole genome shotgun sequence contains these coding sequences:
- the LOC142541508 gene encoding protein LURP-one-related 11-like gives MAKIHPKVEQITNNLSEKETYTIWMKSLMFHGNGCTIFNSKGEIAFRVDNYQQRCSTKVFLMDSEGQVLFSLTRKKLRIFPRWEGFKWICSKGKTERLPWFQVRRNHIILCRDTSFQVSFKCDEKIGSCYKILGLEGKSILKIIDFSGQVLAEAIQKQTSGVAFGDDVLTLMVEAHADQSLVMALITVYGLINKKL, from the exons ATGGCAAAAATACACCCTAAAGTAGAGCAAATTACAAATAATCTATCGGAAAAAGAAACATACACTATATGGATGAAATCCCTTATGTTTCATGGAAATGGTTGCACTATTTTCAATTCCAAAGGTGAAATCGCGTTTCGGGTTGACAATTACCAGCAAAGATGCAGTACCAAAGTGTTTTTGATGGATTCCGAAGGCCAAGTTTTGTTTTCTTTAACTAGAAAG AAACTACGAATTTTCCCACGTTGGGAAGGCTTCAAATGGATTTGTTCAAAGGGAAAAACTGAGAGACTACCATGGTTTCAAGTTAGAAGAAATCACATTATTTTATGCCGCGATACGTCTTTCCAAGTTAGTTTCAAGTGTGATGAAAAGATTGGAAGTTGCTACAAGATTTTAGGGTTGGAAGGGAAATCCATACTCAAGATTATAGACTTCTCAGGCCAAGTTTTGGCAGAG GCAATACAAAAACAGACATCAGGAGTTGCCTTCGGAGACGATGTGTTGACTTTAATGGTGGAAGCCCATGCAGATCAGTCACTTGTAATGGCTCTAATCACAGTCTATGGTTTAATCAACAAGAAACTGTAG